In candidate division KSB1 bacterium, the DNA window TTCATGAGCATGTTTTCTTTCCATGCTCTTAATATACAAAAATAGAAATATAAATTCAAGATGGACGTTTGTCCTCGGTGTACACATGTCCTCTGTTTTCAAGAATTTAAGCTAACATTGTCAAGTACGTAAAGCGTAAAATTACGCACTACGTTTTAGGCGTTACGTTTTAGCGCAGGACAACCATTTTTCGCGTTTGAACAAGGGCTCCCGCCTGCAGCCGGCAAAGATAAACTCCGCTTGGGTGATGAGAAGGCTTCCAGTTTATTGCTCGAATGCCGGGACCCTGAACGGCCTCAACCAACGTCGCCACCTTTCGTCCAGTCGCATCAAAAATTTCCAAACGAATCGATACAGTTTTATAGAGCGCATAACGAATTGTCGTGACAGCATCGCCATAAATTCCACCGGCGGCGAGCGGATTGGGATAATTCTGGTACAATTCAAAATCGTGCGGCACGCCGCTTCGCTGCTCGCCAACGGCGGTATCCAATGCCGACGTATCACCGGTTGCCAGGCGCAGGCTGTCAAGCTGAAACCGCAGCCGCCGCAGGACGCCGGCAAAAGCGGGATTGTCGATTAAATTCCTGGTTTCAATTGAATCGTTTTTCAAATCATATAATTCGTCGATGGCGTTGGGGCCAAAATACCTGATGTATTTGAAATCAGGCGTACGAATCGCACGCATCGGCGGTATCATGGGAACAGCTGAGTCGAAAAAGTATTGATACAGAAAGCTCTTGCGTTGCACGTCGCCATTCGCCAATTTGCGCAGCGAGAAGCCCGGCAGTTGGCGCGTGCCGCTAATTCCCGCCGCTTCAAGAATAGTCGGCGCCAGGTCAATATTCAACGCAAATGTTTGCGATTGGGCTCCGGCGGCGAACCACGGCGGATAACGCACAAACAGCGGCACCCGGATTGATTCTTCATAAGCCAGGCGCTTGTCGCCGACATTGTGCTCGCCCAAGATATAACCGTTATCGCTGGTGAAAATGACCAGCGTGTTTTTTAACAACTGTTTCTGCGTCAATTTCGAAAGAACCTTTCCAACTCCTTCATCCACGCCGGCAAGGCATTCGTAGTATTGCTGAATTCGCAACCGCAAATCTTGTTTAAAAAAATTGCGATATTCTTGCAAAAAAGCCGGCTTGCCGGATAAATCTTCGCCGTAGGTTACGGGTAAGACGATATTGGCATTCTCGTAGAGGCGATAAAATCGTGCCTGGATCGTAAACGGATCGTGCACGGCTTTATGAGATAGAACGAGAAAGAAAGGTTTTTGACGATCACGGTTGAGAAACTCCAGCGCGTAATTCGTCAAAATGTCGGTCATGTGACCGCTGGCCTGAATTTTTTCGCCGTCGACGTTGATGGTCGGATTGAGATATTTGCCCTGGCCGATAAAACTGACCCAGCGGTCGAAGCCGGGTTTGGGCATGGCATCGAGAAAACCCATGTGCCATTTGCCAATGAAGGCGGTTTCATAGCCGGCGTTATGCAGAAGTTGCGCCACCGTCGCCAGCCGGGAATTAAGCGGCGTCTCATTGTCCAGCACCCGGTGCTGATGCGAATAGAGCCCGGTCAAAAGCGTCGCGCGGCTGGGGCTGCACAGCGAATGCGTGACAAAGGCGTTCTGAAACTGCACACCCTCTTTGGCGATGCGGTTGATGTTGGGGCTTTTGAAAAAAGGATGACCATTCACGCCCAACGCATCAGCGCGCAAATCATCAATCAGAATGACCAGAATATTGGGCGGGGTCAAATTGAGCTTGGTGTCGGTCATGGCAAATGCCTCAGGGCCGATAAAGAGCGACCCTAAGATTGATAGACTTTTACACAAGCTGCATCGCATTTTTTGAAAAAATCTCCATTTATACCAAACAAGCCGCCGGCTCGCGCACAAACTTTGTTTCGTCAAGCTCGCAAACGGGCGCGTTGATTTCCGGATGAAAAACAAGCCCCCGGCGACGCGCGGCCCGGGTGATCTGTGTCGTGATCTTTCGCCGGAACACCTCCGGATGAAAACGAAACGTTGTTTGCCGGATGGCCTGGCGGTCTTGAAAAAAAATCTGCTTTGCCTCAAAACACTCGACGGCGTGCACAATGGCGCCAACCGACTGCTCGGCGAAAAACAAGCCAGTGGGCTGGCGATTTGGCTGATGGCGCTCATCCAGTGGAATAATCGTATCCAGCACGCCGCCGGCGCCGAAGGCGATGACCGGCACGCCGCAGGCGTTCGCTTCCACCGGGATGATGCCAAAATCTTCCACGCCGGGGAAAACCAGGGCGCGCGCCTGCGCCAAAACGCGGCGCATCTCGTTATCCGGCAGCCAATCCAAAAACTCAATGTTCGTGCCGGCGATTTTTTCCAGCGCCGCGCGCTCCGAGCCGCCGCCGATAATTTTCAGCGGCAGGCGCAGTTGATTGAAAGCTTGAATCGCCAAGTCGAGGCGCTTGTAAGGCACCAGCGAAGAGAACGCCAGATAATAGCCGTCGACCTCGGAGGCGACGCTGAATTTATCGACCTCCACCGGCGGATGAACAACGCTGGCCTTGCGACGATAATATTTCCAAATGCGCTGCGCGACAAAATGCGAGTTGGCAATCATCTTGTCCACACGGTTGGTGGAGGCGACGTCCCACAGACGCAGGTAATTCGCGACGCTGCGATAAAGCGCCCGTTTCAGAAAATTTCCTTCGCCTCGAGGGAAATAAGTAAAATGCAAATCCCAAATATAACGCATGGGTGAATGAAGATAAGAAACGTGCAGCGTTTCCGGCCGCGTGATCACGCCTTTGGCAACGCAATGGCTGCTGCTGATCACCACGTCGTAGGGCGTCAGGTCGAAGGCTTCGATCGCCATTGGAAAAAACGGCAGCAATTTCGGATAATGCCTGGCGCTGCCCGGAATCTTTTGTAAAAACGACGTATGAAGGCGATGCGCTTCGATGTCCGCATCGACGCTGCCTGAACGATGCACCAGCGTGTAAATCTCGGCGCTGGGAAAGAGGCGGCAGATTTCCAAAAACACCTTTTCTCCGCCGCGCATCGAAACCAGCCAATCATGCACCAAGGCGATTTTCACAACAGACCTTTATAAATTTGCAACGAAAAGGGAACTGCAACGATATAAAGTTCAAGCCCAGTAGGCAGCCCACACAGATCAAAAACTCACACGGAAAAAGCTTTGAATCCGCGTGTGTTTTTGATCCGCGTGTAAACTTTCGGATTTTTTCGAGTTTGAATGCGTAAGCGCTTACTTCGCTGCGCGCCAGACGATGAAATTGGTCAGCGCGCCTTTTTGCCCGCGCTCGAGGCCGGCCAGCAACTTGTCGGCTTGAACACAATTATAGGTTTCCGGCACATACTGTTTTGTGCTCATGAAATTCGATTTGAAGCTCGCGGCAGCTTCGCGCCCCCAGGTGACGACAAAGCGCTCGCTCTTCGAATTTTCCAGCGTGATAATCGCGCCATCGTTAAAATAATTTTTGCTGCGAACGACGACGCCGTCGCCAAGCTGTTGCTGCAACCAGGCCAATGCCCGTGCCGCTTCTTTTAAACGAAAATCCTTTTCGACAAGTCCATAATACTTGTCCTTGGTATCGCGCTCCTGATCACGAAATTCATAGATAAAAAAGTGCCGGCCCTCTTCGAGCCAATATACCAGCGCCGTCTTTAAAATGGCGATGGCCTGTTGATGATATGTCACGCTGCGTTTGGTCGATTTGATCGTCAAGCTGTTGGTAAAAGCGATCAGCGCGCCTTTTTTTTCGCCCTGATAATCATAAAGCGCGGCCGTTTCACCAAGCGCCTGGCCCTGCCGATTGGCGCTGAACAGGGGAATATAGCGAACTTTCTGCGGCGCCTTGGGGTCGCGAAGGAAATTATTGGCCGGCGCGTTGGCCGGCAGATTGAAATTCCGCAGCGTTCGATTTATCCAATTTGGCGCATCCTCTTCGCCATGGTCTACGCTCAAAACGAGGTTCAGCCGCGCGGCGTATTTGGGAAACGGCGCGCCGCCGAGGGCCACCACCGAACCACCGCGTTGCACGAAATCGATTAACGGTTCCAACAACTCTCCCGGCAATTGATTTGTCGAAATCATCACCACATTTTGCCGCCCCGGCTGCCTCGCAGTTTGCAGAAATTTCAGCAACGCTTCAATATCGACGAGTTCGATCCGCCACCCGAAGGCCTCGACTTGCCGGCGAATCGGCTCATACAAGTCGCAAATTTCTGTTTCAGCGGTGTACCCGTCATCCAAAACCAGAATGGCGGGCGGTTGTTTGATTTGAAGCTCGTGCTCAAAACAATACCGCAACACCTGCGTGAGCGCATCGGAGAACGCCGGATGAAGCGGATGCCGCCACGCAGCCCATCCGTATTCAGTGATCCAAATTGGCTTGGAAGAGGAATGATTCTGGGAAAAAATGCCGCGAATGCGCTGTAAGACGGGAGCCAACTCCTCGCCGACAACACCATACGGATGATACGCGACGGCGTCACAATAATCGGCCACACCCAGTTCCGCCAATCTTTCCCAAAAAATGAAGGCGCTGGGTTGATTGGCCATGCCGCCCAAGACCACATTGGCGCCGGGCCGTTTCTGCTTGATGATTTGATAGGAGCGCTTGACGAGATCGAAGTATCTCTCAACCGGCGCGGTCTTGGGCCAAAACTTTCCGATGTTCGGTTCGTTCCAGATTTCCCAATCCGTAACGTCATCGCCGTAGCGCGTCACAACCGAATCCACAAACACCGCCCATTCGTTCAGATGTTCATGCGCCGGGAATGCCCAGGCCGGTGGCGCATGGATGACGCCGAGCAAATACACTTGCTGCTGGCGAGCTGACTGCACGACCGAATCGAATTTTGCCCACTGCCAACGATTGGGTTGGGGTTGAATATCACGCCAAATGAAGCCGGTACGGACAAAGTTGATGCCAAGTTTTTTGACGACGCGCAACGTTTGTTCGCGGCTGGCAAATTCATTATCTGCGGGATCGGTGCGGGTGATGTGACTGTGCACGGCCCAGAAAGATTTTTTGCCAGATTCAATTTTGTAAGAGGACACAACGGAGGTGTCATTCGAACTCGAACCAATGGCGCGATTACCGGCCGGGCGCCAAAACAGTAAAATGATGGCGCCGATTCCGAATAAGCTGAAAGTTGATTTAAGATTTCTCATGGTTTGCGACGGTTTCCTCCAAAATCTGTACATATTTTTCCGCAGCCGATTTCCACGAGAAGCGCTTGACCATCGCCTGGCCGGCTGCGATCAAACGCGCCCTCTTGTCACGATTTTCAACCACTTCATGAATGCCGCGGCCGATGTCTTCGGCAGAATGCGGATCAACATATTCGACCGCACCATCGAACAACTCGCGAAAAACCGGAATATCCGAGGCGGCGACCGGTGTGCCGGCTTTAAAAGCTTCGAGCACGGGCAGGCCGAAACCTTCCAAAAATGACGGCAGCAGCAGAAACTCGGCGCCTTTTAAGAGCGCCCATTTTTCGGCCTCGTCGACGAAACCTTGAAAAATAACGTTTGGGCAATCACGCAGGTTCGGCGGCAGCGCCGCAAAAATCGAGTTTTCCCCGCCAACAATATGAAGCCGAAAATCGTCGCGCCGCGAAGCGCCGAATTTTTGAAAACCCAGGATCGCGCCGGAAATATTTTTGCGCGGGTTGAGTGAACCGATGAATAAGCCATAGCGATAAGGCAATTTTTTTGCTGACACCCCGGCAGGCGGCTCGTCAGAATCATTGGGCACGACACTCACGGGCGCGGCGTCCGGCAGCATTTCAGCCAATTGCCGCGCTGAAGTTTGAGATACCGTCACAAGACGAACGCCGGCTTTGGCGGCTGTCGCAATCACCCAGCTCAAATAGGATGAAAAAAAATTTGAAAACCATGCGGTATTGCGAAAGCCGGTATCGTGCACCAGCAAGATTTGCGGGACGCGGGGCGACAATAAAACCGGCGCCGAGTTGGTCAAATTGAGTAGAACATCGTAGCCGCCGGCCCGGATTTCCAGCGGCAAAATCATTTGCTCCCAAAAAGACCGCGTAACACTATTTTTAGAGAACCTGGCGCCGCTGCAGCAAATTTTGACGTTCGCCGGCAGATCGAAATCTGCGGCTTGGCCGGGGAGACAAATCTCGAGAGCAAAATCCCGCCGCAGCAAGGCGATGTGGCGAATCAAGCTCAGCGCGACGCGCGCGACGCCGGTTTTCTCAACCGCGCCGAGGGCTTTGCCGTTAACTGCAATTCTCATCTCAAACCACTGCGGCTTCGTGCACTCGGCCGTTCTGAGGAATTTCGCGATCGCTCTGCCTTGTCTTTGGCACGAGGGTTTCAAAATTCAAATTTGTCCAACGCAAAGTCGCGACGATCAACCCGACCAGCAGCCAATGATCCAAATACAAAATATCCGGCTCGGACAAAAATTTGCCAAACAACCGCACGACTAAAGCAAAAAACAACGCCTTGGGGTACTCGGAAAGCGTCATGAGATTGTTTTGAATGAATCTTTTGCTCAACCACGCCGTGCGCCTGGCGAGCAGCCAGTTTCCCAGAAAAAAAGTGAGCATGCCGACGAGGCCGGTTGTGGATAAAATATTGGTCAACAAATCAAAGGTTCGATTGCTGCCCCAGCCCACGCCGAAAAGTGGGTTGGCGGCAAAAAGGCTCAAGCCCTGCAGGGCGCCGTCCAATCTGGTTCCGCCTGATTCTGAATCGGCTTTGTCGATGAGCAGGATTTCGATGAACTGGATGATTTGATCCGTGGTCAAGCCCAGTGCAAATGTTGCCAAACTATAAAGCGCGAGCGGCAGCCCGGCAAAGCCGAGCACCACGACGAAGAGCGTGCGAAGGCTCTCGCGCACGGTATAAATCCTGACGCTGATACGGCCGCGCTTGGATAAGATGTACAACAAAAAAAGAAGGAGGCTGCCGGCCAGGCCCACCAACGCGGTGGAAGTGCTGGTAAAAATCAAGGTGATGGCAAAAAAGATCGCCAGCCACAAGGCGGTTTTGGGTTTCATCACCGAGCCGGCTTTGTTGTAGACGTAATAAAAGCACAGGAACGTCGGCATGAGCAGAAAGCGCGCAAACATCGAGGGCTCCGGCGCGACGGAATTCATGCGCTTGAAGCCGAGCAGGCGAATTTTTTGCCCGTATTTTTGCAGAAAACTCAGGCTGTTGTTGAAAATATACTCCGGATAAGGAATGCCGGCATAATACATATAAAGCTGCGCCCAACCCCAAAGCGCAACAAAAATGCTGGAAGCGATCAGCACGCGAATCGCCCGGCGAATTTCGTTCGGCTCGAGCTTGCACGCGGCAATGCTGATGGTGAGAAAAACGACGTAGACGAGATAGCCGAACTGGGTAAAATTCTCCATGCTGAGGCGAAGCAACTGGTAGTCGCCCGAGGGCCGGCGCACGTAAACATATTCACGAAACGGAATCAACAGGATGGACAGACCCGCGACAAAAACAAAAAAGACGAACGGCATGAGCGTCATGCGCTGCAGATGCGTGAGGCGCTGGCGCGTGCGGCTAAACAGCCATTCCAAAACGTAGCGCGCCATCAACAACATGCCGAGAAAATACCCCGGCTGCAAGCCGAACGACGGGCCCGGGAAATTGACAACGGCCGTGGCGGTGAACGGCATGAAAAAAATCGTGAGATACAAAATCGTCGTGCGCGAGGGCAGCATCACGGCGACGATGCCGATGGCGATGATAAAAAATCCGATGGGTGTGATCGTCATCGCAGCACCACCAGCTTTCTTTGTTGCCTCGAGGCCCCGGCCTGCAAACGATAAATATAAACGCCGTTTGGCAAAGACGATGTTTCAAGCTTCAGCGCATGTTCGCCGGAATTCATGTGCCAGTCGATCAGCGTCGTGACCAAGCGGCCGTTCAAGTCAAACACTTGCAAAGCAACGTGCTCAGGTCGCCTGATCACAAAACGAATCGTGGTCGCGCTGCGAACCGGATTGGGATGATTTTGCAAGAGCGTGAAGGAAGATGGAACCGCATCGTTAGGCTTCTCATCCTCGACCGCGGTCAAGAGTTTTTGCAAACGACCTTGCAAATCTTTGACCAGCGCCGCGTTTGCCGGATGGTCGGCGCTATTTTGCAATTGATACGGATCTTTCACCAAATCGTACAACTCGGCGCGATCATTTTCATTTTCGACGTAGACATAACGGTCGGTATGCACAGCGGAAAAAGCTTGTTTTGCCGGCCATCCTTCAATCAACAATTCGCTGCGCCAGGCCGGCTGCGGCTGAAACAATCCCAGCAGCGAGCGTCCATCAACTTCCTTCGGAATCGGCAAGCCGGCGAGTTGGTAAATCGTCGGGGCAATATCGATATTCGCCGTGAGCCGGGTTTCAATTTTTCCGGCCGGGACCAAAGGCGGATAACGCAACGCAAAAGCCACCCGAATTGACGGCTCGTAAATGCGTCCCTTGCCCGTCAAGCGGTGTTCGCCCCAAAAAAAGCCGTTATCGGAAATATAAAAAATGGCGGTTTGATCGAGCTTGCCCTGATTTTTCAGCTCCTCCAAAATCGCGTCGAGGCTCTGATCGAGCGACCACAGCATTTGCAACTGCCGCCGCCGGATGGTATCAACGCTGTCCTGCCAGGGCTTCTGGAGATACGGTCTGCTGCGCAGCCACGCCGGCTTATCCGAAACATCGATTTCATTAAAATTCGGCGGTCGATAAGGAGACAAATGGCGATACAAAATCGTATCACCGGGCGCCGGTTCGAACGGCGAATGCGGCGTTTTCGGATTGAAAAAAAGAAAAAACGGCTGATTATTGCGCGCCGCGGCTTTTTTCAAAAAGTCAATGGCGTAATCGCGCAACCAATACGTGAGATAGCCTTGATGATCTTTCCAGGCACCGTTGACATTGAGGATGGGATTATAATAGAATCCTTCGGAAGGCAGGCCGACCCAATAATCATATCCCGGTTTCGGCGTCGCATCTTCAGAGTTGAGATATTTTCCCACTAAGCCAGTATAGTAACCAGCTTCGCGCAAGCGTGTCACGAAACTGACGAGCTTGAATGTGGAATCATTGTTGCGCACGCCATGGCGTGACGCATACATGCCGGTCATGATGCTGGCGCGGCTCGGCGTGCAAACCGGCGTGGTGACATAAGCATTGGCAAACGCCACGCCTTGGTCGAAGATTCGCGTTTGCGTGCGCAGCATAGAGTCCTTGACGGTGTCGAAACGTTGATCGTCCGTGATGATCACCAAAATATTCGGGCGCGGGTTTTGCGCGTGCAACAATTCAGCGGCGCCGGTCAACAAGATGGCGATGAAGCATGCCGCGAAAAACCTGTTTTTTCCCGTTAGGAGTTTCATAACTGTTTCTGATTCGAGGCGCATCAGGCCGCGCCATTTAGACGCAGATTTTCTGAAATTCACTCCACGGCTCTTTCGTCAGCTTGCCGACAAAATCCTTTTCCGCTTCGGTAAGATAACCGCGCCAATATGTGTTGACCTCGGCGAGGTTGCGGCCGGAATCGTGCGCCTTCTTTTCTTTCGGGACGCTGCGTTCCGACTCGCTGCGATAATACGTTGCGATCTTCGCCGCGATGCGGCCGTTCCAATCCAGCGCCAGCAATTGATAAAGCTTTTTGTAAGTCGCTACCGGATCGCCGACGACATCATCCAGATTGAGAAACCGAATGCGTGTATTCACTTGCGCCCAGCACGCCAGCGTCGAATAGATCATCCGCCATAACAAGGCAGCGTTCGCCACCGAGGCGTGAATCGTTTCGTCAACCCCGGCCAGTTCGCGGCAAAAATCAACGCCGATCTGTTGCAATCTCGCGGCGAGATCCGACAAGTCGAAGGCCCATTCCATGCGCTTGAAACTTCCGGCGACGGCCCAGGGATTGCGCAGGGTGACGAGCACTTTCACTTCATGCTGCTTTGCGGCGTGATCGGCCGTAAAACAGGCGAGAGGGTCTTTCCAAATGATCGTCCGCAAATTCGGTTGCAAGCGCAGCCGGCGATAGGAATTGAGCGGCCGGGCGCCGATCACATATTTCACTGCGCGCCGCAAACCCTTATCCGAGGGAAAAATTCCCGGCTTGAAAGCAAGCTCGAGGTTTTTGATTTGGACGATGGTTTCATCGAGCCTGGCCAGCGAAAACGAATGCGAGCCGGGAATCTCGAAATAATGCTCGATGTTTTTCAAGCCGGAGTGATAATTAAACGGCTCGTGCAGCGCGCCGGCATCGGGCGCCAACGCCAGCATTTGCCCGACCGCCGTGGTGCCGCTCCGCGGCACGCCGGTGACGAGAATGAGTCGCTTCTCACTTCGCATGGGCTTGCAAATCTTCCCGTGCCTGATTGTAAAGCCCGTTGGTATAGCCGTATTTCGCGAGCAGCGGATAAGTCAGAGCCGTTGCCATCCGGCGCGTCTTTGGATTCATCTTCGTCATCCATTCCAAATCCAAACGCAGATCGGTCACGCCGTTGGAAAAGCGGTCGGGATTGCCGGAAATCGAATGATATTCCGGCAATGCAATCGAATGGTCCGTCGTAAAATTCAACCGCTTGCCGGAAAAGGGGCCGAGAAGATCCAACAATCGCTGCAATTCATGACGCGGATTTTTCATTAAATCTTCATACAACACGCGCACATAAGGCAATTGTGTCGCCAGCAAGCCGGCGAAGGTGTTGCGCATCATCCAGAATGTCACGGTGCGCAGCGGCGTGTATTGGCGCAGCGAAACGCCGCTTTTCGCGTTTTGCTTCTTTTTTTGCCAGGCATACACGCAAGCGCGCGCATCGCGCACGAGATGAATGACGTGCACGTCGAGGCCGGGAACATCTTTGAGAATCAGCGCGCCAGAAGGTATTTTTGAAGAATCGACAATGGTCCCGGCGCCGGAAACTTTGGCGATGGCAAAATAGAGGCGGCGAAGAACCTCTTGATATTCCCGCAAGCGCTTTTTAAAAGCCGCGCTTTTGACGGGGGAAAGCAGCTGCAAAAAATGCCGCGAGCGATCAACGGCGGCCCCAATATCTTGCATTCGGGAGGCTTCGTCTTTTCCCGCGCTGCCGAATGCTTCGGCGACGACGGCGCGCCAAAAGACGCATTCACGAAACGCGGCGCCACACGAACATTGTTTGTTGCCGGCGAAACCGTCAATCCAAATACGGTTCAGCTCGTTGGTTGAAACCGTTCCGGGAATGGTGCCCAAAATGCGATCCAAAATCGTTGAGCCGCTCCGGCCAGCGCCAGCCACATAAACCACATTGAGTTTTTTCATGCCACCTCTTCACTTCTTACAAAAACGTCATGCGGCCCGGCCACCGGCCGATTGATTCTGATATAACTCATAATGCCCAATTCTTTTTTGACGACGATCACCATCCAAACATTCGCCAAGCTCATGGTGATGGCTGTTGCCAGTGCCGCGCCTTCGGCGCCAATGATTTTAATCAACAGGTAACCGAGAGCCAGCATCACCACCGCGCTCACCGAGACGATGCGGGCGTGCTCGCGCTGCAAATTCGTCATTGTCATCAACACGCCAACCGTTCCTGAAAAAGCATTCACACACTGTCCGACGATCAAAAGCACGAGAATCATGTCGGCGGACTGATACGGCGCACCGAACAAGCCGAGAAAGAAGCGCGGAAAACTCATGAAGGCTATGGCAAACGGCGCCACCGCTAGAAAGACCATCTGTGAAGCTTTGGTCACGCGCTGCTGCATTTGCCCCAATTCATTTTTATGAAAGCGCTCGGCGATGAGCGGCGCCATCACCACGCGAATCGCTTCGAGAATGAAGTCGGGGAATGAAGCGAGGCGCGAGGCCACCGAATACCGCGCGGCCTCTTCCATGCCGAGCAGCGATCCGACCATCAGCATGTCGGCGCGCGTCACAATCGTGTACATGAACATGGAAAAGAGCAGCGGTTTGGCCGTGTGAAACCATTTGTCGGTTTCATAAACCAGCCGGCCGTCGGGTGGTCCAAGCACGGCTTTGATCCGGCGAGTATCCAGGATGATCGCAACCGCCAACGCGCCGCCGAGACAAGCCAACGCCGAAACCGCATTCACCGGTCCGATCAAAAAAATCAACGCGGTGAATGCCATCGCCAATGCCGGCCGCAAAATTTGAAATCCCATGAGGGCCGGGACCAAAAGCTTCAATCCGCGTTGAAACTCGCGATGGAGCAGCACCCAGGCCCAAAGCGGCAAGATGCCCAGCGCCAGCAGAACGGCTTTGTGTTTGCTCTCCGCGAAGCTCAGAAAACCGAGCATAACCAATCCGGCGGCCAGCAGCAGCAAGGCAAAACCAAAGCCGAGGCCGATGCGGCGGCCGCGGGTGAGCAAACCCCGCAACTGCGGCACTTGATTTTCCGCGTAATAAACCGCGGCAAACTTTGTCGTGGTCCGGTCGAAGCCCAACAAACAAATCGGCCCGAGTGCGGTGGCCACGGCAATCGCAAACATGACCGTGCCGTAATCATCTTGCGAAAGGATTCTTGCCAAAAAAATCGAATACGCCGTGAACAGCAGCGCGCCGAAAATTTTAATGCTAAA includes these proteins:
- a CDS encoding sulfotransferase, whose amino-acid sequence is MKKLNVVYVAGAGRSGSTILDRILGTIPGTVSTNELNRIWIDGFAGNKQCSCGAAFRECVFWRAVVAEAFGSAGKDEASRMQDIGAAVDRSRHFLQLLSPVKSAAFKKRLREYQEVLRRLYFAIAKVSGAGTIVDSSKIPSGALILKDVPGLDVHVIHLVRDARACVYAWQKKKQNAKSGVSLRQYTPLRTVTFWMMRNTFAGLLATQLPYVRVLYEDLMKNPRHELQRLLDLLGPFSGKRLNFTTDHSIALPEYHSISGNPDRFSNGVTDLRLDLEWMTKMNPKTRRMATALTYPLLAKYGYTNGLYNQAREDLQAHAK
- a CDS encoding oligosaccharide flippase family protein; translated protein: MDIAKNSIKAFSIKIFGALLFTAYSIFLARILSQDDYGTVMFAIAVATALGPICLLGFDRTTTKFAAVYYAENQVPQLRGLLTRGRRIGLGFGFALLLLAAGLVMLGFLSFAESKHKAVLLALGILPLWAWVLLHREFQRGLKLLVPALMGFQILRPALAMAFTALIFLIGPVNAVSALACLGGALAVAIILDTRRIKAVLGPPDGRLVYETDKWFHTAKPLLFSMFMYTIVTRADMLMVGSLLGMEEAARYSVASRLASFPDFILEAIRVVMAPLIAERFHKNELGQMQQRVTKASQMVFLAVAPFAIAFMSFPRFFLGLFGAPYQSADMILVLLIVGQCVNAFSGTVGVLMTMTNLQREHARIVSVSAVVMLALGYLLIKIIGAEGAALATAITMSLANVWMVIVVKKELGIMSYIRINRPVAGPHDVFVRSEEVA
- a CDS encoding sulfotransferase, which gives rise to MRSEKRLILVTGVPRSGTTAVGQMLALAPDAGALHEPFNYHSGLKNIEHYFEIPGSHSFSLARLDETIVQIKNLELAFKPGIFPSDKGLRRAVKYVIGARPLNSYRRLRLQPNLRTIIWKDPLACFTADHAAKQHEVKVLVTLRNPWAVAGSFKRMEWAFDLSDLAARLQQIGVDFCRELAGVDETIHASVANAALLWRMIYSTLACWAQVNTRIRFLNLDDVVGDPVATYKKLYQLLALDWNGRIAAKIATYYRSESERSVPKEKKAHDSGRNLAEVNTYWRGYLTEAEKDFVGKLTKEPWSEFQKICV